One genomic window of Coffea eugenioides isolate CCC68of chromosome 1, Ceug_1.0, whole genome shotgun sequence includes the following:
- the LOC113765446 gene encoding FBD-associated F-box protein At5g22730-like, with the protein MNLTIFTLKRLVNLKLRGSVINAQELVSLPNLRTLRLMWVVFPGGDNAISKIFRGCTSLVGLLFGDCLPEEIQVLDLSITSLSRLTLIYSGVNKILIDSPNLEYLRIGTNDTYLYVLKNLESLDRAKVYVESMRSFSPIIDGLYSVKFLDLTAQSFKVTIIKFKTPCHDMQSLCLWCETDKDDPCGIVSDLFEIKPFCLAQKSRKVEIVDFSGSELQFTVVDYLLQHGVLQELMNFRSSDSKESTQDWPLSRLRSLVTFPRCSKTWQD; encoded by the coding sequence atgaacctaacaaTTTTCACTCTCAAGAGGCTCGTAAATTTGAAGCTTCGTGGCTCTGTCATAAATGCCCAAGAGTTAGTTTCTTTACCAAATCTCAGAACCCTGCGCTTGATGTGGGTGGTATTCCCTGGTGGTGATAATGCCATATCAAAGATTTTCAGGGGCTGTACATCACTTGTCGGTTTGCTTTTTGGTGATTGCTTGCCGGAAGAAATTCAAGTTCTTGATCTTTCCATCACTTCCCTCAGCAGATTGACACTGATTTATTCTGGCGTCAACAAAATTCTCATTGATAGCCCAAATCTTGAATATTTGAGGATAGGTACTAATGATACTTATTTATATGTGCTGAAAAACTTGGAGTCGTTAGACAGGGCAAAGGTGTATGTTGAATCTATGCGAAGCTTCTCTCCGATAATTGATGGATTGTACAGTGTTAAGTTTCTAGATCTGACTGCACAATCCTTTAAGGTAACTATTATAAAGTTCAAGACTCCTTGTCACGATATGCAATCCCTTTGCTTATGGTGTGAGACTGATAAAGATGATCCTTGTGGCATTGTGTCGGATTTGTTTGAGATTAAACCTTTTTGTTTGGCTCAGAAGTCAAGGAAAGTAGAAATTGTTGATTTCTCTGGCTCTGAACTTCAGTTCACTGTGGTGGATTATCTGCTGCAGCACGGAGTTTTACAAGAATTAATGAATTTTAGGTCTTCAGACAGTAAAGAGTCTACTCAAGACTGGCCATTGTCCAGATTGAGGAGCTTAGTAACGTTTCCAAGATGCTCAAAGACCTGGCAAGATTGA
- the LOC113776004 gene encoding F-box/LRR-repeat protein At4g14096-like, with amino-acid sequence MAAKKSKPRQTGIKDGLSALPDAILCHILSFLPTKNAVVTSLLSTRWKYLYRSVPKIDLDDYLPTEAARRKCSEKTSNGFIRFTNRLFSLRNSANIVTFYLRCSNTYEYWIINDWICAALCRNVQELDIHVKHPAGDHLTGEIFRHERLSSLKLRGFSVKVPEQVFLPNLKILHLVYMTFLADNYHMSKFLLGCPLLEDLKLTDCDLENLEVLDLSIPSLKSLTLRDNYDIATIIISNPNLEYLMLHTSSAEHVVKNLKSLASAELLSDDLEISSKLINELYNVSFLAISGSCFKKLVASGSLSKLQCLTHLDLSPFSEDEFRILPRLLDGTPNLEQLTLGMASIGEFEPQGIVSDLFEVKPLCLAQKLRNVDIFDFVDSETQFNVVEYLLQHGALLELMSFQFVTTKTPEKWPFSMLRRLLMFPRCSKACKIALGE; translated from the exons ATGGCTGCTAAAAAGTCAAAACCTCGTCAAACAGGGATCAAAGACGGGCTAAGTGCTTTACCAGATGCTATACTTTGCCACATACTATCCTTTCTACCCACAAAGAATGCTGTGGTTACTTCTCTTTTGTCCACTAGATGGAAATATCTTTACAGGTCTGTGCCTAAGATTGATCTAGACGACTACTTGCCTACGGAAGCTGCACGAAGAAAATGCTCTGAGAAAACCTCTAATGGCTTCATAAGATTTACGAATAGGTTGTTTTCTCTACGAAACAGTGCTAACATAGTCACGTTTTACCTTAGGTGCTCAAATACATATGAGTATTGGATTATTAATGATTGGATTTGTGCTGCATTGTGCCGTAATGTTCAAGAACTTGATATTCATGTCAAACATCCTGCCGGAGATCACCTTACTGGCGAAATCTTCAGACATGAAAGGTTATCAAGTTTGAAGCTTCGTGGCTTTTCTGTCAAGGTTCCAGAGCAGGTTTTCTTACCAAATCTTAAAATCCTGCATTTGGTGTATATGACATTTCTTGCTGACAATTATCACATGTCAAAGTTCTTGCTTGGCTGTCCATTGCTCGAGGATTTGAAGTTGACTGATTGCGACCTAgaaaatcttgaagttcttgatctTTCCATTCCTTCCCTTAAAAGCTTGACATTAAGGGACAACTATGATATTGCAACAATTATTATATCTAACCCGAATCTTGAATATTTGATGCTTCACACTTCTTCAGCAGAACATGTAGTGAAAAACTTGAAGTCTCTGGCCAGTGCAGAGTTGTTGAGTGATGATTTAGAAATCTCCTCGAAGTTAATTAATGAATTGTATAACGTTAGCTTCCTGGCCATTAGCGGGAGTTGTTTTAAG AAACTAGTGGCTTCTGGTTCCTTGAGTAAACTCCAGTGTTTGACTCATTTGGATCTTTCGCCATTTTCTGAAGATGAGTTCCGCATACTTCCCAGATTACTTGATGGAACACCTAATCTTGAACAGTTGACTCTTGGTATG GCTTCTATAGGTGAATTTGAGCCTCAAGGCATTGTGTCCGATTTATTTGAGGTCAAGCCTTTGTGTTTGGCTCAGAAGTTGAGGAACGTAGATATCTTTGATTTTGTTGACTCTGAAACTCAGTTCAACGTGGTAGAGTATCTGTTGCAGCATGGAGCATTACTGGAATTAATGAGTTTTCAGTTTGTAACCACTAAAACTCCAGAAAAGTGGCCATTTTCCATGTTGAGGAGATTATTAATGTTCCCAAGATGTTCAAAGGCATGCAAGATTGCTCTTGGGGAGTGA